One Onthophagus taurus isolate NC chromosome 11, IU_Otau_3.0, whole genome shotgun sequence genomic window carries:
- the LOC139432174 gene encoding uncharacterized protein, producing the protein MNSSTFLLLTIFCCGFSSIQAGLLGGSGSGSLTGGLLGSVTDLLSGTISAVLQLGGQICGELSIKITGILPSITAVLGAALNGVLGIVANLVANLLATVVNLLNNVLNLAGTLLLVAADVVTSLLIFLKAFLTCMIHPLVELLEVILCAATDLVGDVLTNLTKTIEALKVDILNLLNNLLGCIDDSSLSSNKKRSSHRAIKAKRHRKNQKAIS; encoded by the exons ATGAATTCATCAACTTTTTTACTTCTAACCATTTTTTGTTGTGGTTTTTCTTCAATTCaag CCGGATTACTTGGTGGTAGCGGTTCTGGGTCACTTACCGGTGGTTTACTTGGATCAGTTACCGATTTACTTTCCGGGACAATTTCCGCTGTACTTCAATTAGGGGGGCAAATTTGTGGTGAATTATCTATAAAAATCACTGGAATTt taccATCGATTACAGCTGTATTAGGAGCTGCCTTAAACGGTGTTTTAGGAATCGTTGCTAATCTAGttg caAATCTTTTAGCTACAGTAGTAAATCTACTCAACAACGTCC tTAACCTGGCAGGAACTTTACTACTCGTTGCAGCCGATGTAGTGacatcattattaattttcttaaaagctTTCCTAACCTGTATGATTCATCCACtcg TGGAACTTCTCGAAGTTATATTATGCGCAGCAACCGATCTTGTAGGTGATGTTTTAACCAACTTAACCAAAACCA tTGAAGCTTTAAAAGTGGATATTCTGAACCTCTTAAATAACCTTTTGGGATGTATTGATGACTCTTCGCTGTCGTCTAATAAAAAACGTTCTTCACATCGCGCTATTAAAGCCAAAAGACATCGTAAAAACCAAAAAGCAATTTCTtaa